atgaaaaactatacagaatatgaaataaataactttacagaatctgggatatacagctatacagaaatgggaactatgcaagttgtaaacagttgtaaacagaaatgggaactatgcaagttgtaaacagttgtaaacagaaatgggaactatgcaagttgtaaacagttgtaggattaaagattatcgaatgtacagaatgattatttacacagagctatacagtagtgcagttaagataagtgagggtgtagatagtttctacagaggctatataaagtgctagtggttgtgagtggtggttcagtccatgttattattgtgtttgagggtacagttgtccctcaaacacaataataacatggactgaacatctGAACATCTAGAAATATCTAAAACCTCCCAAACATTTTCACTCCAAAAGGAACAGAAATCGATTCCATTGAAATATTGGATGGATTTGATGAATTCCTTTGATCTTCCTCTAATGAGCATCAATAAGGAATAAAGATCCATGGGAGcaactttatttctttgtttttatttcttctggcTGCAAAATTATTTCCAAACATTTTCATTGTTCTGTGAGCTTTAAAGCAGACTTCAGTCTAAAACAACACCTGAGCCTTGAAAGTGTTAGCTGATATAAAACCAGCATGTAGGCCTCCTTGAATTTGACTGTTTAGTTCTGCAGGGTTTGGAGCTGGAAGAACACGATTCAAACTGAGTAGCATGCCATAAGAAAACATCTCAGCAGCACCTGAATTTAACTGAATAAAAAACTATTTGATCTGAGCACACTCAGAGTTATTATAGATTTGAGAAGCTTTGACACCATGAGGGAGGTGGTTTGCTGGACTCATGAGGATCCTGCCTCATTTTACAAACACCTTACTGAAACAGAGAGCTGCTAAACTCACCACTCCTTATACCAATTATGCTTCACACAACTTCCAACGCAGAATGAAACCAGGTAGACAAGGTGAATATCAGCTGATATCAATGACGCTGTCAGTCCCTAACAATACAGACTAACAAAAGTGAAAAGTCTCAAACCAGAACTGAGGGATCCTCAGGGGATTAATCCTGTGACTTCTACTGTGGGAGAAAATGAAGCTGAGCTCCACAGTGGCCTCGCAAACAGCATCATGgggatttttatttaaagagtgAGAAAAGGGGAGCAAAGAAAATaattccaaaataaaaccaacatgtgctgcacagtgaagctgaaatAAACTCTCAGagtgaaacactgaagcagctctgATGAGCTGAATAATCactaatcaaacacacacacacacgagtttAAATGGTTCAAATaaagcacagcagcagagacagaGCTGCCCTGGCTCAGAGCGCCCTCTGTTGGATTTTCACTCAAAGTGctgtatttacatttacagcTGTCTTAATGCAGGCTGAACATCAGAGAGGAAAAATAATGAATCAAAACTTAAGTACCCAAACCAAAACTTTACATGTGCATCATGAACGAGTCACAGGGATGAGAAGGAAAAAGGACGAGTTGAAGGTGTTAGTAGGATGTCATTATCTTCTGATCAATTATCTCAATCTGctccaaaaaaccaaaacaaacaaacaaaaaaagaacttcTTACAAATGTATTTATGACTTGCATCTCTCTGAAGGTTTACAATGGCTAATTCTGAAGTGAGCCATTGTAAACCTGAAGTGAAGTGAAGACTGAAGCTCTGGAGCTGATCATCATCAAAGAAACCATCAAACAAGATGATAGAAGTTCtgatatttattcatttcattGTGAACAAGTGTGTTGTACTTGTTAAAACAATAGAACAGTTTCTCCATCCTGTTTTTGATATTTCACACCAGGTGAATGAAAATAATGTAATTCTAACATTTGTATTCATGTCCATGGACAGTATATGCTTTAATATCTGTGCCTTTAAACATTAAAAGGAAAGAAGAGGTGAGTTTCTATTTATACAGACTGGATTTATCCTCAAATGGATAATTTTCTTAAACTTCGGAACAGTTTAAAAGCAGGAATCAACTAAAGCTCAGCTTGTTCTGCAGCTTCTGACCGAATCTTgtggtcttcatcaggtgcATTTTGCTGGGTTCTGTTTATAGGACTTCTTCTCTGGCTTGGCTTAAACTTTGATTGATCCACATTCCCCATGGAAAACGATTTGACTGACTGATTGACAGGACATATGATCAGAGGTGCAGagttatcattatcatcatcattgaCCCCGGGACAGAAGAATGGGTAGAGTTTCCCGGTGAAGGAGCAGCCAGGAAAGGAGTAGACAAGAACTGCACGATCTATATCATAAAAGGAGACCAGACCCTCCTCATAATCCACAAACACCCCCACCTTCTCAGGATAAGACTGAAGCAGGAGATGGACTTCAGGATCCTCAAGAGCCACACAAATGTTTTCATATACTCCTACAGTCCAGTAACCTTTCTCAGGACTCGGTATgatttcttgtttcctgttgaCTGACTCTCTGACTACTCCTAAAGCCCATTCAGTCTTTTCTTTAACCtgaacttcaaaataaaatctgcCTGAAGAGAAACTCTTCTTTCCTAAAACAACAAGCTCTTCAGAAAATCTCTCTGGGTTGTCTGGATGATCATTCTCCTCTTGACCACAGTGTACTTTTTTTCCATCATCAGACAGGATGAGATAACGATGTGCTGTATCAGGATCGAGAGTCACATCCACTGCATACTGCTGGACCCTCTTCAGTTCAGCCTCAAACAGCTTCTTCATGTCTTTACTGAATAtctccttcagctgatccacagCTCTCACCACAGTCCCCTCATATGATGGTGGATGGATACTGACCTCTGTCAAGTCCTTGGTGGTTGGAGCGGATTTCAGGGATGAGAAGctttggaggaggtggaggtgatcTTTAGAGCGTGAGAGCTGCTCCAACTCAGAGCTTCTCTTCATCAGCTCAGAGATTTCCTGTTCCAGATCTGTGATGAAACCTTCAGcctgtttctcttttgtttcctgtttctcttcaATCTCCTTTATGAGCTCGTTCAGACGTCTGTCAACAGACTCCTTCAGAGCAGTGAAGACCTGAACACCTTctgctttctctctgtctgcagcatcTTTACTCATCTTCACTGACTCTTTGATCTCCTGAATCTTCAGTCGTCTCTTCTGGATCATCTGTTCAATTTCAGCCTCAGTCTCCCCCAGCTCTGCCTTCTTTCCTTCATATTCTTCTCTCAGAGGAACAAACTCATGAGTCTTGTGgtcaaaaacacagcagagcatGCAGACACATGTCTGATCGTTCTTACAGAACAGCTCCAGAGGTTTATCATGCTTCATACACATCCTGCTTTCCAGGTTCTCCTCAGGATCGATCAGCTGATGTCTTT
The window above is part of the Maylandia zebra isolate NMK-2024a linkage group LG23, Mzebra_GT3a, whole genome shotgun sequence genome. Proteins encoded here:
- the LOC143414991 gene encoding E3 ubiquitin-protein ligase TRIM21-like; protein product: MSAASCLLSEDQFLCSICLNVFTDPVSTPCGHNFCKNCISQHWDISDRCQCPVCKKVFQTRPELHINTFVSEMVSQFRHETQQKVSSSRSEQQAAKPGEVPCDICTGTKLKALKSCLVCLASYCQTHLEPHLTASRLKRHQLIDPEENLESRMCMKHDKPLELFCKNDQTCVCMLCCVFDHKTHEFVPLREEYEGKKAELGETEAEIEQMIQKRRLKIQEIKESVKMSKDAADREKAEGVQVFTALKESVDRRLNELIKEIEEKQETKEKQAEGFITDLEQEISELMKRSSELEQLSRSKDHLHLLQSFSSLKSAPTTKDLTEVSIHPPSYEGTVVRAVDQLKEIFSKDMKKLFEAELKRVQQYAVDVTLDPDTAHRYLILSDDGKKVHCGQEENDHPDNPERFSEELVVLGKKSFSSGRFYFEVQVKEKTEWALGVVRESVNRKQEIIPSPEKGYWTVGVYENICVALEDPEVHLLLQSYPEKVGVFVDYEEGLVSFYDIDRAVLVYSFPGCSFTGKLYPFFCPGVNDDDNDNSAPLIICPVNQSVKSFSMGNVDQSKFKPSQRRSPINRTQQNAPDEDHKIRSEAAEQAEL